The uncultured Devosia sp. sequence GGCGCAATGATTTCGCGTGGCCGCACCTTTATCCTCGACCAATGGTGGGTGGCGACCATGCCGGGCTTTGCCATCATCATCGTGTCGCTGGGCTTCTGCTTCCTCGGTGACGGGTTGCGCGACGTGCTCGACCCCAAGAGCGAGGGCAAATAATGGCACCGCTTCTTTCGGTTGAAAATCTGCGCGTGAGCTTCCCGACCCATACGGGACGCGTCGAAGTGGTGAAGGGGATTTCCTTCGAGCTGGGCCGCGAACGGCTGGGCATCGTGGGGGAGAGCGGATCGGGCAAGTCGATGACAGGCCGGTCGATCCTCAAGCTGATCCGCAAGCCGGGGCTGGTGACGGCGGACCGGATGGAATTCGACGGCGTCGACCTGACCCGCCAGAGCGAGCGGCAGATGCGCGACATTCGCGGCGCGCGGATTTCCATGGTGATGCAGGACCCCAAGTTCTCGCTCAACCCGGTGATGACGGTGGGCGAGCAGATCGCCGAAGCGCTGGTGACGCATGAAAAGTTGCCGCGGCGCGAGGTGAACGAGCGGATCTACGCCATGCTCGAAGCGGTGCGGATCCATGATCCGAAGCGCGTGGCGGGGCTCTATCCGCATGAAGTGTCGGGCGGCATGGGGCAGCGCATCATGATCGCCATGATGCTGATCCCCGAGCCGGAACTGCTTATAGCCGACGAGCCGACATCGGCGCTGGACGTCTCGGTGCAGGCGCAGGTGCTCGACATCATCGATAATCTGGTGACCCAAAAGGGCATGGGGCTGATCCTGATCAGCCATGACCTCAGCCTTGTCAGCCGCTATTGCGACCGAATCCTGGTGATGAATTCGGGGACCGTGGTGGAAGAATGCGCGGCGGGGCAGCTGGAACAGGCGGGTCATCCCTATACGCGGGGCTTGCTGGCCGCCATGCCGGTGATCGACGAGACGCGAGACGAATTGCCGGTGCTCGACCGGACACAATGGGCGGGTACATGAGCGCGATCACTCTCCAAGACCTCGATATTTCCTATGGCGACACCAAGGTCGTGCATGGGGTGAACCTCGACATCGCCGAGGGCGAGAGCTTTGCCCTTGTGGGGGAAAGCGGCTCGGGCAAGTCGACCATCCTGCGGGCGATCGCGGGGCTCGCGCCGGACTGGACGGGCAAGATTGCCGTGCTGGGCCAGGCGCGAACGCATCGAATCGAGCGCAGCGTGGCGCGGCAGGTGCAGATGGTGTTCCAGGACCCCTATGGTTCGCTCCACCCGCGCAAGACGATTGATGCCGTGCTGAGCGAGCCGCTGGTGATCAACGGGATCGGCGATCGCGGCGACCGGGTGGAAAAGATGCTGACGGCCGTGGGGCTGGACCATCGGTTCCGCTTCCGCTTTCCACACCAGCTTTCCGGCGGGCAGCGGCAGCGCGTGGCGATCGCCCGGGCACTGATGTTGGAGCCCAAGGTGCTGCTGCTGGACGAGCCGACCTCGGCGCTGGACGTCTCGGTGCAGGCGGAAATCCTCAACCTGCTGAAGCGCCTCCGCAAGGAACAGGGGCTCACGTATCTCCTGGTGACGCATAACCTGCCGGTGGTGAGCTTTCTCTGCGATCGGCTGGCCGTGATGCGGCATGGGCGGATCGTGGAAGTGGCCGATGTGGGGCTGCTGAAGCAGGGGCAGTTGCGGGAAGAGTATTCGCGGGAACTGCTGGCGGCGACGCCGGGCTGAAGGGAGTCTTCCTTTGTACCCCCTCCTATCCTCCCCTGAAAAGGGGGAGGGACTCGTTCGGTGGCTCTCCAGCACCGGCGCTAAATCAAGACTAAGGATGTTCCAATGACTGACCACACGACAGCGCTTGCACAATTCAATGCCGAGATCGCTTTGGCGAAGGGGGCGGATGCGGCTTTTACGGCGCTGCAGAAGCTGGTGCAGGACGTGGTGGGGGCAAAGCTGTTCACGGTGATGATCGTGGATATGGCCAAGGAAGAGTCGCGACGGGCGTTTACCAGCCACCCGGTGGACTATCCTGTATCGGGCACCAAGCCGCTCAACTATGGGCCGTGGTTTGACCTGGTGCACAAGGAGCGGAAATACTTCGTCGCCAATACGATCGAGCAGATCGCCGAACGGCTGTTCGACCATGAGCTGATCAATGCGCTGGGCTGCCAGTCGATCGTCAACATGCCGGTGTTTCTGGGCGACGAAATGCTGGGCTCGGTGAACATGCTCAATGTGGAAGGGTATTTTACCGAGGAGCGCGTGCAGGTGATCCGGGATGAGCTGGAGATCCCGGCGAAGCTGGCGATGGCCGTGGCGCTAAGGTAGGCAGATTGCGTCGAGAGAAATGAGAAGGCCCGCGGAGTGATCCGCGGGCTTTTTGTTTGCCTCTGCCGCCTCCACTCACTCGGTGTCATCCCGGCCATGAGCCGGGATCCATCTTGAGATGGGCGTTCTGCCGCAAGGTAGCCGTCAGTGCCACCTTGCGGCTGTGGATTGATCTCGGGATGGGCCCCGGCTCAAGGCCGGGGTGACACCGTGGTTGGGGAAGGATAGCGACAGCCTACCCCGCCGTTGCCATCAGGCTGGCGTTGCCGCCTGCCGCCGTCGTGTCGATGCAGACGTGGCGTTCGAGGAGGAGCCGGCCAGCATCATTTACCGAGGTCAGCAGCGGCAGGATGGCGCCGGTGCGGGCGCTCAGGGCGATGCGGATGGCGCGGAGGGTGGTTTCGTCGCCGAACCAGGCCACTGCGTCGAAGGTCGTGGCGTGGGACAGGGCGTCGAAATCGAGTTCGGCGAGCATGGCGGTGCTGCCCAGAGTGGCCGCCATGGCAGTCTGGGCCTGCTGGTCGGCAGGGGTTGGGCCGAGGCAGAGCACGGCTGCGCGAGGGGCGGTGTGCATGACATTGCTTTCGCCGGTCGGGCCGGGCAAGGGCAATGGGGCCGGTTCGGCGTGGATATGACCCTTGGTGAAACGGGGCAGGTAGTGGGGGCCGCCGGCCTTGGGGCCGGTGCCGGACATGCCTTCGCCACCGAAGGGCTGCGAACCGACGACGGCGCCGATCTGGTTGCGATTGATGTAGATATTGCCGGCCTTGACGGTCTGCGACAGCTGGCGGACGCGCGAGGAAATGCGGGTGTGGAGACCAAAGGTCAGGCCATAGCCGGAGGCATTGATCGCGGCGATGACGGCCGGGAGATCGTCAGCCTTGAAGGTTGCGACATGAAGCACGGGGCCGAAGATTTCTTCCTTGAGGTCTTCGATGCCCTTTACGCGAAGGACGGTCGGGGCAACGAAGGTCCCCTGTGGTTCGAGGCTCGCTGACGCTCGCACCTCACCATGAGGGGCTACGGTTCCGCCGAGATCGCCGGGCAACTTCATGCGATGAATCAGATTCCCGTTTTTCTCGTAAGTATTGACGTGGGCTTGGATTTTGGTTCGGGCGGCATCGTCGATGACGGGGCCAATGTCTGTGGCAAGGCTCCAGGGATTGCCCAGGGTCAGCTCGTCCATGGCGCCCTTGAGCATTTCAATGGTGCGCTCGGCCGCATCCTCCTGAACGTAAAGAACGCGCAGGGCGGAGCAGCGCTGGCCGGCGGACTGGAAGGACGAGGCGAGAATGTCGCGCACGGCCTGTTCGGGGAGCGCGGTGGAGTCCACGACCATGGCGTTGAGGCCACCGGTTTCGGCGATCAGGGGCGCCCTGGGGGCGAGATTGGCGGCCATGACGGCGTCGATCTTGCGGGCGGTCGGGAGCGAGCCAGTAAAGACCACGCCGGCAATGGCGGGGTTGGAGGTCAGTGCCGTGCCGACTTCGCCGGCGCCGGGAAGAAGCTGGATCGCATTGGGTGGAATGCCGGCCTTATGC is a genomic window containing:
- a CDS encoding ABC transporter ATP-binding protein; translated protein: MSAITLQDLDISYGDTKVVHGVNLDIAEGESFALVGESGSGKSTILRAIAGLAPDWTGKIAVLGQARTHRIERSVARQVQMVFQDPYGSLHPRKTIDAVLSEPLVINGIGDRGDRVEKMLTAVGLDHRFRFRFPHQLSGGQRQRVAIARALMLEPKVLLLDEPTSALDVSVQAEILNLLKRLRKEQGLTYLLVTHNLPVVSFLCDRLAVMRHGRIVEVADVGLLKQGQLREEYSRELLAATPG
- a CDS encoding GAF domain-containing protein, with translation MTDHTTALAQFNAEIALAKGADAAFTALQKLVQDVVGAKLFTVMIVDMAKEESRRAFTSHPVDYPVSGTKPLNYGPWFDLVHKERKYFVANTIEQIAERLFDHELINALGCQSIVNMPVFLGDEMLGSVNMLNVEGYFTEERVQVIRDELEIPAKLAMAVALR
- a CDS encoding ABC transporter ATP-binding protein, yielding MAPLLSVENLRVSFPTHTGRVEVVKGISFELGRERLGIVGESGSGKSMTGRSILKLIRKPGLVTADRMEFDGVDLTRQSERQMRDIRGARISMVMQDPKFSLNPVMTVGEQIAEALVTHEKLPRREVNERIYAMLEAVRIHDPKRVAGLYPHEVSGGMGQRIMIAMMLIPEPELLIADEPTSALDVSVQAQVLDIIDNLVTQKGMGLILISHDLSLVSRYCDRILVMNSGTVVEECAAGQLEQAGHPYTRGLLAAMPVIDETRDELPVLDRTQWAGT